A window of the Streptomyces sp. NBC_00250 genome harbors these coding sequences:
- a CDS encoding site-2 protease family protein has product MGRPFGVPVYVAPSWFLVAALITWVFGDQIERVLPELGAARYLVSLFFAVAFYASVLVHELAHTIAALRFKLPVRRIQLQFFGGVSEIEKETETPGREFVLAFVGPLLSLALAGVFYLSMYAVEPGTVPGVLLAGLMISNLIVAIFNLLPGLPLDGGRMLRAVVWKITGKPMSGTIAAAWVGRALAVLVLVGLPLLTRTGLLGNSTDDISGLDTVTDALLAAILAAIIWTGAGNSLRMARLREHLPELRARSLTRRAIPVEPATPLSEALRRANEAGARALVVVDPTGDPTGIVREAAIAAVPQHRRPWVAVSTLAQDIAAGMRVPAELTGQPLLDHLRASPATEYLVVEETGEIYGVLSTTDVERAFVQAMARPSS; this is encoded by the coding sequence ATGGGCCGGCCCTTCGGCGTGCCCGTCTACGTCGCCCCCAGCTGGTTCCTCGTCGCCGCCCTCATCACCTGGGTCTTCGGCGACCAGATCGAGCGCGTCCTGCCCGAACTCGGCGCCGCCCGCTACCTCGTCTCCCTGTTCTTCGCCGTCGCCTTCTACGCCTCCGTGCTCGTCCACGAACTGGCCCACACCATCGCCGCGCTCCGCTTCAAACTCCCGGTGCGCCGCATCCAGCTCCAGTTCTTCGGCGGCGTCTCCGAGATCGAGAAGGAGACCGAGACCCCCGGCCGCGAATTCGTCCTCGCCTTCGTCGGCCCCCTCCTCTCCCTCGCCCTCGCCGGCGTGTTCTATCTCTCCATGTACGCCGTCGAGCCCGGCACCGTCCCCGGCGTCCTCCTCGCCGGCCTGATGATCTCCAACCTCATCGTGGCGATCTTCAACCTGCTCCCCGGGCTCCCTCTCGACGGCGGCCGCATGCTCCGCGCCGTCGTCTGGAAGATCACCGGCAAGCCCATGAGCGGCACCATCGCCGCCGCCTGGGTCGGCCGCGCCCTCGCCGTCCTCGTCCTCGTCGGACTGCCCCTGCTCACCCGCACCGGCCTCCTCGGCAACTCCACCGACGACATCAGCGGCCTCGACACCGTCACCGACGCCCTGCTCGCCGCGATCCTCGCCGCGATCATCTGGACCGGCGCCGGCAACAGCCTCCGCATGGCACGGCTGCGCGAACACCTCCCCGAGCTCCGCGCCCGCAGCCTCACCCGCCGCGCCATCCCCGTCGAACCCGCCACCCCGCTCTCCGAGGCCCTCCGCCGCGCCAACGAGGCGGGCGCCCGCGCCCTCGTCGTCGTCGACCCCACCGGCGACCCCACCGGCATCGTCCGGGAGGCCGCCATCGCCGCCGTCCCCCAGCACCGCCGCCCCTGGGTCGCCGTCAGCACCCTCGCCCAGGACATCGCCGCCGGCATGCGCGTCCCCGCCGAACTCACCGGCCAGCCCCTCCTCGACCACCTCCGCGCCAGCCCGGCCACCGAATACCTGGTCGTCGAGGAGACCGGCGAGATCTACGGAGTCCTCTCCACCACCGACGTCGAGCGCGCCTTCGTCCAGGCCATGGCACGACCCTCCTCGTAG
- a CDS encoding tRNA (adenine-N1)-methyltransferase: MSEPTGAARRRGPFKVGDQVQLTDPKGRHYTFTLEEGKNFHTHKGSFPHDELIGAPEGSVVRTTGNVAYLALRPLLPDYVLSMPRGAAVVYPKDAGQILAFADIFPGARVVEAGVGSGSLSSFLLRAIGDSGMLHSYERREDFAEIAKGNVERYFGGPHPAWQLTVGDLQDNLSDTDVDRVILDMLAPWECLEAVSKALVPGGILCCYVATTTQLARTVESIREFGCYAEPQPWESMIRNWHVEGLAVRPDHRMIGHTGFLVTARRLADGVEPPMRRRRPAKGAYGEDYEGPNKG, encoded by the coding sequence ATGTCCGAACCGACCGGTGCCGCCCGCCGACGCGGGCCCTTCAAGGTCGGGGACCAGGTTCAGCTGACCGACCCCAAGGGCCGTCACTACACGTTCACGCTCGAAGAGGGAAAGAACTTCCACACCCACAAGGGTTCTTTCCCGCACGACGAACTGATCGGCGCCCCCGAGGGCAGCGTTGTCCGCACCACCGGAAACGTCGCCTACCTCGCGCTGCGCCCCCTGCTCCCCGACTACGTCCTGTCCATGCCCCGCGGCGCCGCCGTGGTCTACCCCAAGGACGCGGGGCAGATCCTGGCCTTCGCCGACATCTTCCCCGGCGCCCGCGTCGTGGAAGCCGGGGTGGGCTCGGGCTCGCTGAGCAGCTTCCTCCTGCGCGCCATCGGAGACAGCGGCATGCTGCACTCCTACGAGCGCCGCGAGGACTTCGCCGAGATCGCGAAGGGCAACGTCGAGCGCTACTTCGGCGGCCCCCACCCCGCGTGGCAGCTGACCGTCGGCGACCTCCAGGACAACCTGTCCGACACGGACGTCGACCGCGTCATCCTGGACATGCTGGCTCCCTGGGAGTGCCTGGAGGCCGTCTCCAAGGCCCTCGTCCCCGGCGGCATCCTCTGCTGCTACGTGGCGACCACCACCCAGCTCGCCCGCACCGTGGAGTCCATCCGCGAGTTCGGCTGCTACGCCGAGCCGCAGCCCTGGGAATCCATGATCCGCAACTGGCACGTCGAGGGCCTGGCAGTCCGCCCCGATCACCGCATGATCGGCCACACCGGCTTCCTCGTCACCGCCCGCCGCCTCGCGGACGGCGTCGAGCCCCCGATGCGCCGCCGCCGCCCCGCCAAGGGCGCCTACGGCGAGGACTACGAAGGCCCCAACAAGGGCTGA
- a CDS encoding ferredoxin — MTVQHEAPSTGAAEALEVWIDQDLCTGDGICAQYAPEVFELDIDGLAYVKSADDELLQDAGATTPVPLTLLQDVVDSAKECPGDCIHVRRVMDKVEVYGPDAE; from the coding sequence ATGACCGTGCAGCACGAGGCTCCGTCCACGGGCGCCGCAGAGGCGCTGGAGGTCTGGATCGACCAGGACCTGTGCACCGGGGACGGGATCTGCGCGCAGTACGCTCCCGAGGTCTTCGAGCTGGACATCGACGGGCTCGCGTATGTGAAGAGCGCCGACGACGAGCTCCTTCAGGACGCCGGTGCCACGACGCCGGTCCCGCTGACGCTGCTCCAGGACGTGGTGGACTCGGCGAAGGAGTGCCCGGGCGACTGCATCCATGTGCGCCGGGTCATGGACAAGGTCGAGGTGTACGGCCCCGACGCGGAGTGA
- the arc gene encoding proteasome ATPase, which translates to MAAHDDDINRGIRPGRGSEDPAGQVAYLEQEIAVLRRKLADSPRHTRILEERIVELQTNLAGVSAQNERLANTLREARDQIVALKEEVDRLAQPPAGFGVFLQANEDGTCDIFTGGRKLRVNVSPSIELEELKRGQEVMLNEALNVVEAMEYERAGDIVTLKEILEDGERALVVGHTDEERVVRLAEPLLDVTIRPGDALLLDSRSGYVYEVVPKSEVEELVLEEVPDVDYTKIGGLGNQIELIRDAVELPYLYPDLFKEHELRPPKGILLYGPPGCGKTLIAKAVANSLAKKVAEVTGQPAGKSYFLNIKGPELLNKYVGETERHIRLVFQRAREKASEGTPVIVFFDEMESLFRTRGSGVSSDVENTIVPQLLAEIDGVEGLENVIVIGASNREDMIDPAILRPGRLDVKIKIERPDAEAAKDIFAKYLTATLPLHSDDISEHSGSKAAAAHGMIQSVVEQMYAESEENRFLEVTYANGDKEVLYFKDFNSGAMIQNIVDRAKKMAIKAFLDHNQKGIRVSHLLQACVDEFKENEDLPNTTNPDDWARISGKKGERIVFIRTLVTGKQGADTGRSIDTVANTGQYL; encoded by the coding sequence GTGGCAGCCCACGACGACGACATCAACCGCGGCATCCGGCCGGGGCGGGGGTCTGAAGACCCCGCCGGTCAGGTTGCCTATCTCGAGCAGGAAATCGCCGTCCTGCGCCGCAAGCTCGCCGACTCTCCGCGACACACGAGGATTCTCGAAGAGCGGATCGTCGAGCTGCAGACCAACCTGGCCGGCGTGTCCGCGCAGAACGAACGACTGGCGAACACGCTCCGTGAGGCCCGCGACCAGATCGTGGCCCTCAAAGAAGAGGTCGACCGGCTCGCACAGCCGCCGGCCGGCTTCGGTGTCTTCCTGCAGGCCAACGAGGACGGCACGTGCGACATCTTCACCGGGGGCCGCAAGCTCCGGGTGAACGTCAGCCCGAGCATCGAGCTCGAAGAGCTCAAGCGCGGCCAGGAAGTCATGCTCAACGAAGCGCTCAACGTGGTCGAGGCCATGGAGTACGAGCGCGCCGGGGACATCGTCACCCTCAAGGAGATCCTCGAGGACGGCGAGCGCGCCCTGGTGGTCGGGCACACCGACGAGGAGCGGGTGGTGAGGCTCGCCGAGCCTCTGCTGGACGTGACCATCCGCCCCGGCGACGCCCTGCTGCTCGACTCCAGGTCCGGCTACGTCTACGAAGTGGTCCCCAAGAGCGAGGTCGAAGAGCTCGTTCTCGAAGAGGTCCCGGACGTCGACTACACGAAGATCGGCGGTCTGGGCAACCAGATCGAGCTGATCCGCGACGCGGTCGAGCTTCCGTACCTCTACCCGGACCTCTTCAAGGAGCACGAACTGCGGCCGCCCAAGGGCATCCTGCTCTACGGGCCGCCGGGCTGCGGCAAGACGCTGATCGCGAAGGCCGTGGCCAACTCCCTGGCCAAGAAGGTCGCCGAGGTGACCGGCCAGCCCGCGGGGAAGTCCTACTTCCTCAACATCAAGGGCCCCGAGCTCCTCAACAAGTACGTCGGTGAGACCGAGCGGCACATCCGCCTCGTCTTCCAGCGTGCCCGGGAGAAGGCGAGCGAGGGCACCCCCGTCATCGTCTTCTTCGACGAGATGGAATCCCTCTTCCGCACCCGCGGCTCCGGAGTCAGCTCGGACGTGGAGAACACCATCGTCCCCCAGCTGCTCGCCGAGATCGACGGTGTGGAGGGCCTGGAGAACGTCATCGTCATCGGCGCCTCCAACCGCGAGGACATGATCGACCCCGCGATCCTGCGACCCGGCCGGCTCGACGTCAAGATCAAGATCGAGCGTCCGGACGCCGAGGCCGCGAAGGACATCTTCGCGAAGTACCTCACCGCCACCCTGCCGCTGCACTCCGACGACATCTCCGAGCACAGCGGCTCCAAGGCCGCCGCCGCCCACGGAATGATCCAGTCCGTCGTCGAGCAGATGTACGCCGAATCCGAGGAGAACCGCTTCCTCGAAGTCACGTACGCCAACGGCGACAAGGAAGTCCTCTACTTCAAGGACTTCAACTCCGGCGCGATGATCCAGAACATCGTCGACCGAGCCAAGAAGATGGCCATCAAGGCCTTCCTCGACCACAACCAGAAGGGCATCCGGGTCTCCCACCTCCTCCAGGCGTGCGTGGACGAGTTCAAGGAGAACGAGGACCTGCCCAACACCACCAACCCCGACGACTGGGCCCGAATCTCCGGAAAGAAGGGCGAGCGGATCGTGTTCATCCGCACGCTCGTCACCGGAAAGCAGGGCGCGGACACCGGACGCTCCATCGACACGGTGGCCAATACCGGTCAGTACCTGTAA
- the dop gene encoding depupylase/deamidase Dop, with amino-acid sequence MTVRRVMGIETEYGISVPGHPNANAMLTSSQIVNAYAAAMHRARRARWDFEEENPLRDARGFDLAREAADSSQLTDEDIGLANVILTNGARLYVDHAHPEYSSPEVTNPLDAVLWDKAGERIMAEAAERAAQLPGAQPIHLYKNNTDNKGASYGTHENYLMKRETPFSDIVRHLTPFFVSRQVVTGAGRVGIGQDGRKNGFQISQRADYFEVEVGLETTLKRPIINTRDEPHADAERYRRLHVIIGDANLSEISTYLKLGTTALVLSMIEDGFITVDLAVDQPVRTLHQVSHDPTLQYLVTLRSGRTLTAVQLQMEYFELARKYVEERYGADADEQTKDVLIRWEDTLNRLENDPMSLAGELDWIAKRELMEGYRRRDGLDWDAARLHLVDLQYADVRPEKGLYNRLVARGRMKRLLDETGVERAETSPPEDTRAYFRGRCLEQYADDVAAASWDSVIFDLPGRDSLQRVPTLEPLRGTKAHVKSLLDRCRTAEELVRVLSGG; translated from the coding sequence ATGACCGTACGGCGAGTAATGGGCATCGAGACGGAGTACGGGATCTCCGTCCCGGGACACCCGAACGCCAATGCCATGCTCACCTCGTCCCAGATCGTCAACGCCTACGCGGCGGCGATGCACCGGGCGCGCCGCGCCCGCTGGGACTTCGAGGAGGAGAACCCGCTGCGGGACGCCCGCGGCTTCGACCTCGCCCGCGAGGCCGCAGACTCCAGCCAGCTCACCGACGAGGACATCGGCCTGGCCAACGTGATCCTCACCAACGGGGCCCGCCTCTACGTGGACCACGCGCACCCCGAGTACAGCTCGCCCGAGGTCACCAACCCCCTCGACGCCGTCCTCTGGGACAAGGCCGGCGAGCGGATCATGGCGGAGGCCGCCGAGCGGGCCGCCCAGCTCCCCGGGGCCCAGCCGATCCACCTCTACAAGAACAACACGGACAACAAGGGCGCGTCCTACGGCACGCACGAGAACTACCTGATGAAGCGGGAGACCCCCTTCTCGGACATCGTGCGCCACCTCACCCCCTTCTTCGTCTCCCGTCAGGTCGTGACCGGCGCGGGGCGCGTCGGCATCGGCCAGGACGGTCGGAAGAACGGCTTCCAGATCAGCCAGCGCGCCGACTACTTCGAGGTGGAGGTCGGCCTGGAGACCACCCTCAAGCGGCCCATCATCAACACCCGGGACGAGCCGCACGCCGACGCCGAGAGGTACCGCCGGCTACACGTGATCATCGGCGACGCGAACCTCTCGGAGATCTCCACCTACCTCAAACTGGGCACCACCGCCCTGGTCCTCTCGATGATCGAGGACGGGTTCATTACCGTGGACCTCGCCGTCGACCAGCCGGTGCGCACCCTCCACCAGGTCTCGCACGACCCGACCCTCCAGTACCTGGTCACGCTCCGCAGCGGCCGGACACTCACCGCGGTGCAGCTTCAGATGGAGTACTTCGAGCTGGCCAGGAAGTACGTGGAGGAGCGGTACGGGGCGGACGCCGACGAGCAGACCAAGGACGTCCTGATCCGCTGGGAGGACACGCTCAACCGGCTCGAGAACGACCCGATGAGCCTGGCCGGCGAGCTCGACTGGATCGCCAAGCGGGAGCTCATGGAGGGCTATCGGCGCCGGGACGGCCTGGACTGGGACGCCGCGCGCCTGCACCTGGTGGACCTCCAGTACGCGGACGTACGCCCCGAGAAGGGCCTCTACAACCGCCTGGTGGCCCGTGGGCGCATGAAGCGGCTCCTGGACGAGACCGGGGTGGAGCGGGCCGAGACGTCGCCTCCCGAGGACACCAGGGCCTATTTCCGGGGCCGGTGCCTGGAGCAGTACGCCGACGACGTCGCGGCGGCCTCCTGGGACTCGGTGATCTTCGATCTGCCGGGCAGGGACTCGCTCCAGCGCGTCCCGACCCTGGAGCCGCTGCGCGGCACCAAGGCCCATGTGAAGTCGCTCCTGGACCGCTGCCGCACGGCCGAGGAACTGGTGCGGGTGCTGTCCGGCGGCTGA
- a CDS encoding ubiquitin-like protein Pup: MATKDTGGGQQKATRSTEEVEETTTEASSDLQERQEKLSEDVDSVLDEIDDVLEENAEDFVRSFVQKGGE; encoded by the coding sequence ATGGCGACCAAGGACACCGGCGGCGGACAGCAGAAGGCGACGCGTTCCACGGAGGAGGTCGAGGAGACCACCACGGAGGCGAGCTCAGACCTCCAGGAGCGCCAGGAGAAGCTGAGCGAGGACGTGGACTCCGTCCTGGACGAGATCGACGACGTCCTCGAGGAGAACGCCGAGGACTTCGTTCGGTCATTTGTGCAAAAGGGCGGCGAGTAG